A DNA window from Armatimonadota bacterium contains the following coding sequences:
- a CDS encoding M20/M25/M40 family metallo-hydrolase, which translates to MRQVFEHIERNTQAYISALQRLVRQPSVAAQGVGIEACAELVAEMLREIGARVEVLRLPGAAPLVYGEIRGASAKALLIYEHYDVQPPEPLEEWICDPFAGEVRADRIYGRGVADTKGNLVARMCAVRALQEVTGHVPLTVKFLVEGEEEIGSVHLREYADRYPALFRADGCLWESGGKDHQEIPNLYLGAKGIVYVELEARGAVRDLHSSLGTIIPNPAWRLVWALSTLKDEGERVLIEGFYDDVAEPTPEDLAQLERIASARDDAALLRDLGLDHFLLGLSGVELLKRHLFQPTCTICGITSGYSGPGSKTVLPKVARAKVEFRLVPNQRAPDILQKLRVHLRRHGFGDIRVVDLGAENPARSPMDAEIVQVVAATAREVYGQEPLIFPLMAATGPMDVVCGRFGTPVVGTGVGYPGANVHAPNENIRIRDYVDGIKHIALILERYAAR; encoded by the coding sequence ATGAGGCAGGTGTTCGAGCACATCGAGCGCAACACGCAGGCGTACATCTCCGCCCTGCAGCGCCTGGTGCGCCAGCCCAGCGTGGCAGCCCAGGGAGTGGGGATCGAGGCATGCGCAGAGCTGGTGGCGGAGATGCTCCGGGAGATCGGGGCACGTGTAGAGGTGTTGCGGCTTCCAGGGGCCGCGCCCCTGGTGTACGGGGAAATCCGCGGCGCCTCGGCCAAGGCCCTCCTCATCTACGAGCACTACGACGTCCAGCCCCCGGAGCCCTTGGAGGAGTGGATCTGCGATCCGTTCGCCGGGGAGGTGCGGGCAGACCGGATCTACGGACGCGGGGTCGCGGACACCAAGGGGAACCTGGTGGCCCGCATGTGCGCGGTCCGCGCCCTCCAGGAGGTGACGGGGCACGTACCGTTAACCGTGAAGTTCCTCGTGGAGGGGGAGGAGGAGATCGGAAGCGTGCACCTCCGGGAGTATGCGGACCGATATCCGGCGCTCTTCCGGGCGGATGGGTGCTTGTGGGAATCCGGCGGCAAGGACCACCAGGAGATCCCCAACCTGTACCTGGGCGCGAAGGGAATCGTATACGTGGAGCTGGAGGCCCGGGGCGCGGTCCGGGACCTTCACTCCTCCCTCGGCACCATCATCCCCAACCCCGCGTGGCGGCTGGTGTGGGCGCTTTCCACCTTGAAGGACGAAGGGGAGCGGGTTCTCATCGAGGGGTTCTACGACGACGTGGCGGAGCCCACTCCGGAGGACCTCGCGCAGCTGGAGCGGATCGCCTCCGCCCGGGACGACGCGGCCCTGCTGCGGGATCTGGGCCTGGATCACTTCCTCCTAGGGTTGAGCGGCGTGGAGCTGCTCAAACGGCATCTCTTTCAGCCTACGTGCACCATCTGCGGCATCACGAGCGGCTACTCCGGCCCGGGCTCCAAGACCGTGCTCCCCAAGGTGGCGAGGGCGAAGGTGGAGTTCCGGCTCGTTCCCAACCAGAGAGCCCCGGACATCCTGCAGAAGCTACGGGTGCATCTTCGGCGGCACGGGTTCGGGGATATCCGGGTGGTGGATCTGGGCGCGGAGAACCCCGCCCGTTCGCCCATGGATGCGGAGATCGTACAGGTGGTGGCGGCCACGGCCCGGGAGGTGTATGGACAGGAGCCCCTCATCTTCCCCCTCATGGCCGCGACAGGGCCTATGGACGTAGTGTGCGGGCGATTCGGCACCCCAGTCGTGGGGACCGGGGTTGGATATCCGGGCGCCAACGTGCACGCGCCCAATGAGAACATCCGGATCCGGGACTATGTGGACGGCATCAAGCACATCGCCCTCATCCTGGAGCGGTACGCGGCCCGATAA